In Stomoxys calcitrans chromosome 2, idStoCalc2.1, whole genome shotgun sequence, the following proteins share a genomic window:
- the LOC106092159 gene encoding lipase 3-like: MEVKTCLIAVLLVVAEPCSEAIQQYVEKEVNQTSVDYIRKLGYPAESHFVKISDGHVLKLFRIPYSPHLSNAIVKKPVAFVQHGLFSSSDCFLLTKDQSNNALAFNLADSGFDVWLGNVRGNIYSSSKTNCSLKQPKYWRFDWHESANIDLPQMIDYVLKQTNESRLHFMGHSQGMTLFLAMIRDRPDYGVKIKTFHMVASVNFPADCTSCLLVNMVPFMSKTIGKWMLLPDMLEYIFLNRYVQRILQETCNSQINGPSYCDALLLMWAGSNYTKAFPTKAASYFSNILFKHGIFYIKEYIDEELFQIERSFQIDPNLLDDAWHLICENIIHIINIIVIYFFISFCWNSLRNDHLVLFPLLSNSI; this comes from the exons ATGGAGGTGAAAACATGTTTAATTGCGGTGTTATTGGTGGTAGCTGAACCATGCTCCGAGGCAATTCAGCAATATGTTGAAAAAGAGGTCAACCAAACGTCG GTGGATTACATTCGCAAACTTGGTTACCCTGCAGAATCTCATTTCGTGAAAATTTCAGATGGTCATGTACTTAAGTTGTTTCGGATTCCCTATTCGCCACATTTGAGTAATGCCATCGTGAAGAAACCTGTCGCATTCGTACAACACGGATTATTTTCCTCTTCTGATTGCTTTCTTCTGACTAAAGATCAATCCAATAATGCTTTggccttcaatttggccgataGTGGTTTTGATGTTTGGTTAGGAAATGTGCGCGGCAATATTTACTCTTCCAGCAAGACAAACTGTTCCCTAAAACAGCCAAAGTATTGGAGATTTGATTGGCATGAAAGCGCCAACATTGATCTTCCACAAATGATTGATTATGTTCTGAAGCAGACGAACGAATCACGATTGCATTTTATGGGACACTCTCAGGGAATGACCCTGTTTTTAGCGATGATAAGAGATAGGCCAGACTATGGtgttaaaattaaaacattccATATGGTAGCGTCTGTTAATTTCCCGGCGGACTGCACTAGTTGCTTGTTGGTGAATATGGTACCATTTATGTCTAAGACTATTGGAAAATGGATGTTATTGCCAGATATGCTTGAATACATTTTTCTCAATCGCTATGTTCAGCGTATACTCCAAGAGACGTGCAACAGTCAAATCAACGGCCCCAGTTACTGTGATGCATTGTTGTTAATGTGGGCAGGATCTAATTATACCAAG GCGTTCCCCACGAAAGCGGCATCTTACTTTTCTAACATTTTGTTTAAACATggaattttttatatcaaaGAATATATCGACGAAGAACTATTCCAAATTGAGCGCAGTTTTCAAATAGACCCAAACTTATTGGATGACGCTTGGCATTTGATATGTGAAAATATTATACATATTATCAATATAAtagtaatttatttttttatatcattcTGTTGGAATAGTTTAAGAAATGACCATTTGGTCCTGTTTCCACTATTATCAAACTCTATATAA
- the LOC106092167 gene encoding CCR4-NOT transcription complex subunit 10 isoform X1: MESSESAQDTGSREAQDLITKASDEFDIGNYDECINILQQLEKLKGRDCKSHHNQAVAKFYKGKCKDYWGLLKTLEELDVNESSRNIPTISALSPVPLYNKAVIYYHRHMYQTAMDTISPITEKIETYDANAIAMIGILMLRLLLATNQPQKAYRFLETILGHLGINIATLATDECNVQETVPRLEEKTNKHLKLLSLLTHVVNRKIVVVPEDGSPEFAALKAHQYYIMKDFQMAAKQLKKINVDSYMGGIYNHELNTLIANNMGVIHLRVRHYAIAANFFQNAINFDKHIASNLRNAELHDMSSAKSCEILYNLGIAMLHLRRPKEAFQCFLMPLKTYHSNPRLWFRIAEACIMEYEMKRSNDEKLKANSATRSLFSNRIDYSESSQSAAVPEPTMPFAALSLRNALTFTRFYMSQLHTSSSSDESAEGIENQESNWQRTRDNNFCNPSGPVTKESFDTMLSSIYAAHSYVCLRLGDYVTALEMAEELLKMENLSDAHKMLAHMYAGEAFIMMDNLSEARPHLEPTFVSNLNTFDFETKDWQVKSLDAAQNVVRYNLAVAMTLQGDLEMARSLLNTCTHPIVAQKVFNLKKTQGAIMAAALQKQQQTTTPRIT; this comes from the exons atggaaTCTTCGGAGTCAGCACAGGATACTGGGAGCCGTGAAGCCCAAGACTTAATAACAAAAGCCAGTGATGaatttgacat AGGAAATTATGATGAGTGCATCAATATCTTACAACAACTGGAAAAATTAAAGGGTCGTGATTGTAAGTCACATCACAATCAGGCCGTGGCCAAATTCTATAAGGGAAAATGTAAAGATTACTGGGGCTTGTTGAAAACATTGGAAGAATTAGACGTGAATGAG AGCAGTCGCAATATACCCACGATTTCAGCATTATCGCCAGTGCCGCTGTACAATAAAGCAGTGATTTATTATCATCGGCATATGTATCAAACAGCCATGGATACCATCAGCCCAATTACGGAGAAGATAGAGACGTACGACGCCAATGCAATAGCAATGATAGGGATTTTAATGCTGAGGTTGTTGCTGGCAACAAATCAACCACAGAAAGCATATCGCTTTCTCGAAACTATTCTTGGACATTTGGGTATAAATATTGCAACATTAGCCACGGATGAATGTAATGTTCAGGAGACTGtacctagacttgaagagaaaacgaataaacacttaaaacttttgTCATTACTGACACATGTGGTCAATAGAAAGATTGTTGTGGTGCCAGAGGATGGA TCTCCAGAATTTGCTGCGCTTAAAGCACATCAATATTATATAATGAAGGACTTCCAAATGGCCGCTAAACAATTAAAGAAGATAAATGTGGATTCGTATATGGGAGG TATTTACAACCACGAACTGAACACACTTATTGCCAATAATATGGGCGTAATTCATTTGCGAGTACGACACTATGCTATAGCAGCAAATTTCTTCCAGAATGCCATTAACTTTGATAAACACATCGCCTCAAATCTACGCAATGCCGAGTTGCATGACATGAGTTCTGCTAAATCATGCGAAATTCTCTATAATTTGGGCATAGCCATGTTACACTTGAGAAGACCAAAGGAAGCGTTTCAATGTTTTTTGATGCCTTTGAAAACCTACCACAGTAATCCCCGTCTATGGTTCAGAATCGCCGAGGCTTGTATAATGGAGTATGAAATG AAAAGATCGAATGATGAAAAACTCAAAGCCAATTCCGCTACAAGATCATTGTTTTCCAACAGAATAGACTACTC tgaGAGCAGTCAATCGGCGGCAGTGCCCGAACCCACAATGCCTTTCGCTGCGTTGAGTTTGCGCAATGCTTTAACGTTTACACGATTTTATATGAGCCAATTACACACTTCATCCTCGTCTGATGAGTCAGCTGAGGGTATTGAAAACCAAGAGTCTAATTGGCAACGAACTAGGGACAATAATTTTTGTAATCCCTCTGGTCCGGTTACCAAGGAATCATTTGATACGATGCTATCTTCCATATATGCGGCACACAGTTATGTCTGTTTGAGATTAGGTGATTATGTAACAGCATTGGAGATGGCAGAGGAATTACTAAAAATGGAGAATCTATCCGATGCACATAA AATGCTAGCACACATGTATGCCGGCGAAGCATTTATAATGATGGACAATTTGTCAGAAGCCCGGCCCCATTTAGAACCCACATTTGTTTCGAATCTTAATACATTTGATTTCGAAACTAAGGATTGGCAGGTGAAATCATTGGATGCTGCTCAAAACGTAGTACGCTATAACCTTGCTGTAGCCATGACATTGCAAGGCGACCTTGAAATGGCACGTAGCCTTCTCAATACCTGCACACATCCGATAGTGGCGCAAAAAGTATTTAATCTAAAAAAGACTCAGGGTGCGATAATGGCAGCTGCTttgcaaaaacaacagcaaacaaCAACACCTAGGATTACATGA
- the LOC106092167 gene encoding CCR4-NOT transcription complex subunit 10 isoform X2 — MYQTAMDTISPITEKIETYDANAIAMIGILMLRLLLATNQPQKAYRFLETILGHLGINIATLATDECNVQETVPRLEEKTNKHLKLLSLLTHVVNRKIVVVPEDGSPEFAALKAHQYYIMKDFQMAAKQLKKINVDSYMGGIYNHELNTLIANNMGVIHLRVRHYAIAANFFQNAINFDKHIASNLRNAELHDMSSAKSCEILYNLGIAMLHLRRPKEAFQCFLMPLKTYHSNPRLWFRIAEACIMEYEMKRSNDEKLKANSATRSLFSNRIDYSESSQSAAVPEPTMPFAALSLRNALTFTRFYMSQLHTSSSSDESAEGIENQESNWQRTRDNNFCNPSGPVTKESFDTMLSSIYAAHSYVCLRLGDYVTALEMAEELLKMENLSDAHKMLAHMYAGEAFIMMDNLSEARPHLEPTFVSNLNTFDFETKDWQVKSLDAAQNVVRYNLAVAMTLQGDLEMARSLLNTCTHPIVAQKVFNLKKTQGAIMAAALQKQQQTTTPRIT; from the exons ATGTATCAAACAGCCATGGATACCATCAGCCCAATTACGGAGAAGATAGAGACGTACGACGCCAATGCAATAGCAATGATAGGGATTTTAATGCTGAGGTTGTTGCTGGCAACAAATCAACCACAGAAAGCATATCGCTTTCTCGAAACTATTCTTGGACATTTGGGTATAAATATTGCAACATTAGCCACGGATGAATGTAATGTTCAGGAGACTGtacctagacttgaagagaaaacgaataaacacttaaaacttttgTCATTACTGACACATGTGGTCAATAGAAAGATTGTTGTGGTGCCAGAGGATGGA TCTCCAGAATTTGCTGCGCTTAAAGCACATCAATATTATATAATGAAGGACTTCCAAATGGCCGCTAAACAATTAAAGAAGATAAATGTGGATTCGTATATGGGAGG TATTTACAACCACGAACTGAACACACTTATTGCCAATAATATGGGCGTAATTCATTTGCGAGTACGACACTATGCTATAGCAGCAAATTTCTTCCAGAATGCCATTAACTTTGATAAACACATCGCCTCAAATCTACGCAATGCCGAGTTGCATGACATGAGTTCTGCTAAATCATGCGAAATTCTCTATAATTTGGGCATAGCCATGTTACACTTGAGAAGACCAAAGGAAGCGTTTCAATGTTTTTTGATGCCTTTGAAAACCTACCACAGTAATCCCCGTCTATGGTTCAGAATCGCCGAGGCTTGTATAATGGAGTATGAAATG AAAAGATCGAATGATGAAAAACTCAAAGCCAATTCCGCTACAAGATCATTGTTTTCCAACAGAATAGACTACTC tgaGAGCAGTCAATCGGCGGCAGTGCCCGAACCCACAATGCCTTTCGCTGCGTTGAGTTTGCGCAATGCTTTAACGTTTACACGATTTTATATGAGCCAATTACACACTTCATCCTCGTCTGATGAGTCAGCTGAGGGTATTGAAAACCAAGAGTCTAATTGGCAACGAACTAGGGACAATAATTTTTGTAATCCCTCTGGTCCGGTTACCAAGGAATCATTTGATACGATGCTATCTTCCATATATGCGGCACACAGTTATGTCTGTTTGAGATTAGGTGATTATGTAACAGCATTGGAGATGGCAGAGGAATTACTAAAAATGGAGAATCTATCCGATGCACATAA AATGCTAGCACACATGTATGCCGGCGAAGCATTTATAATGATGGACAATTTGTCAGAAGCCCGGCCCCATTTAGAACCCACATTTGTTTCGAATCTTAATACATTTGATTTCGAAACTAAGGATTGGCAGGTGAAATCATTGGATGCTGCTCAAAACGTAGTACGCTATAACCTTGCTGTAGCCATGACATTGCAAGGCGACCTTGAAATGGCACGTAGCCTTCTCAATACCTGCACACATCCGATAGTGGCGCAAAAAGTATTTAATCTAAAAAAGACTCAGGGTGCGATAATGGCAGCTGCTttgcaaaaacaacagcaaacaaCAACACCTAGGATTACATGA